A segment of the Polyangiaceae bacterium genome:
GTGCGGACTCGCGTGACGCGCGATGCGATCATCTCGTGCGCGCAGACGTGAAGCCTGCGGCGAACGAGCGTCCATGCGCGAGCTACGTCGAAGGACAGGTACGCTGAGGCGGATTGAGGAAAGCACGACCAATCCTACGAAACCGTAGGAATCGGCCAGCGCATGCAGACGACGAAAAACCCCGGAGTCGACCGAGGTTCGTCAGTGCGAAGCAAGCAACGAAGAGACGTGAAAACGAGCGTCAGTCGTCTTCGTCGTCGTCTTCTTTCAGCTCTTCTTCGTCGTCGTCTTTCTCGTCGTCGTCGTCGAGGTCGAGGTCGTCATCGTCGTCGGCCTCTTCTTCGTCCTCGTCGTCGTCACGACGCTCGTACTTGAGATCGATACCGATCTCGCCGAGTTGTGTTTCGAGGAGCTCGAAGAGCTCGTCGACGTCGTCGCCGCTCCATTCATCGAGAACGTCGGTGACGAATTCGAAGAAATCGCCGCTGTCGATGCGACGCTCGATTTCCTCGATCTGCGTCTCGTCGAACGCTTCCATGACGTCTTCGCGCAAGGCTTCGGTGTCGCCTTCCTCGATGGCGTCGGCAGCGGAGAGCCGGATTGTCTTGACTGCACGATTGTGGAGGTGGATCTCCATGCGAGTTTTCGTTTAGGCGACGTACCTGCGCGTCGTCAAGCGTGCCAAACGTCATGGCGATCGTTTCTGCGTATTACCGCGGCTCCGCACTGCGTCCGGTGCGGACGAGAACCACTCGAAGCGAGTGTCGTGGGGGGCTGCGCTCCGCGCGGCGTGTCAGGCGAGTGACGTGGATGGGGAATCGATCGCGGGGCATGCGCAAGCCTGTGGCGCCGCCGCGCGGTTGCCCGATGGAGCGCGGACGCGTAGCGTGAGTGGGGTGAACACGCGACGGGCTTTCGGAGCGGTCCTGGGTGCGTGCATGCTCGCAGCGACGTCGCCCGCATACGGCCAAGCGAGTGACGACGCGCCTACGACTGAAGCGCCTGCGACCGAAGCGCCGAAGGACACGGGCGTGAAGCGCGAAGTGGTGCGACCACCGCCGCTTCACGTCGAATACGTGCAGTACGGGATCGCGATCGTGTTCGAAAACGACATCAACCCGGGCGCGGTGTGTTCATCGCCCGGAAGCGCGAACGCGCCTTGCATTTTGGGAGGAGCTGGAGGGTTGGCCATTCGCGGCGGTTATCGTTCCGCGGGGCCTTGGTACATCGGGGGCGCATACCAGTTTGCCAAGATGGACTCGAGCAACCTCTATCGGCTCGGCATCTTCCAGCAACTGCGCTTGGAAATGCGTTACTTGCCCGACTTGGGTACGCGCACGGCGCCGTATGGATCGTGGGGAATCGGCGCGCTCGCGTACGGCAACGAGTGGGGTGTCGAGACAGGCGGAGGGTTGTTGTTTGGGGGGCTTGGGGTCGAGGTCGAGATTTCGCGCACGGCGCTCATCGGGTTTGGAGCGGTGTACCGCGCGATGCTGATGGCCGGCTGGACGGACACGGCCGGAACGATTCGGGAAACTGGGGTAGCTCAGTTTTGGGGCGCAGAGTTTCAGTTCGAGTTGCGGAGTGAGATTGGGCGAAAGTAGGCCGGCCAGCTCGAGGTAGCGCCCGGCCGTTTGGCGTCGCGTTTGGCACCGAGCACGATCTTGCGCGCAATACTTGACTTGATCGCGCCTACGCGGTCCCCTTGCGCTCCTGTGATCTGCGACGTCTGCAGGCGTGAAAACGCCGACAACTTGACGTTTTGCCTCGATTGCGGCCGCCGATTGAAGCCGCAAACGCGAGGCGTGCCGCCGACGCCACCACGCGGCATCGAACGGGTGCCGATGGACCCGAACGCGTTGCCCAATTCTGCGGCGCTGTTTGCGGCGTTCGACAACGTCACACTCGACACGGATGCGTCGTCGACGAGCACGACACAATCGGGGCGGCAGAGCAGACCGTCGGCGGCTCCATCTTCGGGTTCGGGACTTCTTCCCGGTTCATCGGGACGCCCCGGATCGGTGCGTCAACGACCCGAAGCTCCGTCGTTCAAATTTTCCAAATCGTTCAGCGCCGAAGGACCTGCGATTTGTCCTGCGTGCAGCGCGTCGAATCCGCCTGGGCATCGCTTCTGCGCGACGTGTGGAGCTGCGATTGGACGCGTGTCGACGGCGCCACGCGCTCGCGACGACTTGCCTTCGACGCCCACGCCACCGCCTGTCGAAGTAACTGCAACGCCTCCGCCCGCAGTCGTAGCGCCTGTTGTCGAAGCACCGCCTGCGGTCGTCGTACCTGCGGCATCGTCGGCGCCTACGAAGTCGTCGCCATCGGTCATCCCGTCCGCGCATCCGGTTCTATCGGCGCCGATGACGGCCGCTGCGCCGACGGCACCATCGGCCGAGGGTGAGCAGATCGTTGGCGCACCCGTCGTGGGTATCGCGACGCGCAATGCTGCGCCGAAGCTGATTCGTTGCGCTCGGTGTCACGGACACTCGGCAGAAGGCACGCGCTTTTGCAAGTATTGCGGCGCGCCGCTCGAGGAACCAAGCAGCGCGTCTCGCGCCGATGCCGACGTCGACGCGGCGCTCGATGTGGCCTTGGGCTCGGTTGGTCGAAACGAACGCACGGCCTTGACGCTTGCTCCAGCGGCGAACGTGACGGTCGCGCAACCTTCGGACGGCACGGCGAAAACAGCGCGACTGGTCGTCATCGCCGAGGACGGCACGGAAGGCAAGGTTTTTCCTTTGGAGGGGACGCAGGTCGATATCGGACGCACGGAAGGTGACATCGTGCTGGCCGACGACTACTACGTGTCCCCTCGTCATGCTCGGCTGGTGTTTCAGGGAGACAAGTGGTTCATCCGCGATCTGAGCTCGACCAACGGGGTCTACCGTCGCATCTGGGAACCGCATGTCTTGAAAGATGGCGACTTGCTTCTCCTGGGCTTGGAAGTGTTACAGTTCGAAACCGTGAGCGACGCGGAACGAGGGTTAGGCCATGCGTCCCAGCATGGGACCCTGCTGTTCGGTTCACCTTCGCTAACGCGTCGAGCACGTCTTTGCCAACGCACGGTCGAGGGAATCATTCGCGACGTGCACCACTTGTTCCGGGATGAGACGGTGATTGGGCGGGAGGTGGGTGACATTGTTTTCACGGCTGATCCGTTTCTTTCCAGGCGCCATGCCTCGGTTCGCAGAGCGCCGATGTCCGGGACTTTCACCCTCACGGATCTCGACTCGTCGAATGGCACATTCGTCGCCATTCGCGGGGACGTTCCTCTGAACAATGGCGACTACCTGCGCGTTGGACAGCACCTCTTCCGGGTGGACCTCGCATAGCCCATGAGCGAACAAGCCACTCGAGACCCCGTGCCCGAAACCTCGCTCTCTACTGAGCCTGCCGAGATTGCGTCTTCCCATGCGCAGTCGGCGGAGGTGTCGAGCAACATTCAACTACGCCTCTTTGGCCGTACGGACGTCGGCCAAGTGCGTGAGCACAACGAGGACAACTTCATCGTTGCCGATTTGTCGAAAGGACAGCGCGGCATGATGGAACCCGGGCGCGACGTGCCACTTGGCGCACGTGGTGTGGTTCTCGGCGTCTGCGACGGCATGGGCGGTGCTGCTGCAGGTGAAGTCGCCAGCCAGCTCGCAGTCGACATCATCTTCCAGAAAATGATGTCCGGTGAGGCGCCGACGACGCACGACGATCTCGCGTCGCGTCTCGTGCAAGCGATCGAAGCGGCGGGCCTGCGCATATTCAGCGAAGCAAAGCTCGATCGCACGCGGCGAGGGATGGGCACGACGTCCACGGTCGCATCGCTGCTCGATGATCATCTCTTCATCGGCCAAGTGGGCGACAGTCGCGCGTACATCCTACGCGGGGACAAACTCGTCCAAGTCACCCGCGATCAATCGCTCGTCAATCAGCTCATCGAAGCCGGACAACTCACGGAAGAAGAAGCCGAGACGTTCGAGCACAACAACATCATCCTGCAAGCGCTCGGCACATCGGACAGCGTTCAGGTCGACCTCACGTTCGTCGAACTGAAACGAGGCGACACGCTGCTGCTTTGTTCCGACGGGCTTTCGGGCATGGTTCGGAACGACGAGATTCGCGAAGTTTTGCGCAGCGTCGATGACCCGCACGAAGCGTGCAAGGTGCTCATCGACAGGGCGAATCAAGCGGGCGGTCACGACAACGTGACGGTCGTCATCTCGAAGTTCATTGGCGAAGGGCTCGATGCGCCGACGCAAGACGACATCACGGGCCTTCGCTATCGCAAGTACCAGCTCCCCGAGCGGTCTCCATCGGCGCCCGTTTCGGCGCCGGATCCGAGCCGTCGGGTCAAGGAGCTCGATCAAGCCAAGGTGTCCGTGGGACTTGGTGGCGGTTCTTCGGCGTACGACTCGCATCGCGGTGTCGACAGTGAAAGACGTCGCGGTGATTCGCGTGGTCGTGAGTCGACCGATCTGGATCGTGGTGCGTACGGCCTCGACGATCCGGTCGACATTCCCACCGACAGTGCACCGCAATGGCTCATCGTGATGATGATTGCGAGTGCTTTCGCCTGCATCGCGGTCGCTGCGTATTACCTGCTGCGACCATAGCGGATTACGAACTGCCCAAATGCCTCACCCCCTGACCCCCTCTCCACGGCGCTTTGCGCCGCGGAGAGGGGATATACTTGGGTGATGCTGCGCATGACCCACACGCGCGGCGCAGCGGCTCGCGCTGTTCACGAGTTTGCCGCGGTGCCCGTTCGGTTCGGCTGCGCCCCAGAAAATGACGTCGTTCTCGCGGGAGGAGAACGTCACGGGGTCATGCAGCGTCATGCCGAAATTCGCTGGGAAAACCACGCGTATTGGCTCGTGGATCTGGGCTCGCGAACAGGCACGTACGTCAACGCCAAACGAGTTGCTTCGCATGCACTTCAAGCCGGCGACGAAGTGCGATTCGGTCAGGACGACGGTCCATCGCTGCGCGTCGAGATCCTTGGTCCTCCACTGTCGACGGTCGTGACGGATCCCGATGGTCGCGTCGACTTGGCAACGGCACGGCACCTCGTCGAGAAGGCCGTCGTGAATGCGACGCGTGGACGCGACAAGAGCCGCGCGATCGTCGAAAAGAAGGTGCATGAAGCGACGCGCAAAGCGCAGCGTGCGAACACGATCCTCACGGGAGGTATCGTCGTCACGCTCGTAGCGCTCGTCATTGCGGGGCTCGCCGTGTACCGGTCGAAGCGAGCTGCAAACGTGCTCGCAAAGGACATGGGGCTCGATCAAAAACCCGTGACGACGCCTCTCGGAACGCTGCCTTCCAAGGTGTTTTCGGGACGCGAGATCTACGAACGGAATCGAGCTGCGCTGTTTGTCCTCGCCTATGTGGACGGCCGCAGGATCAGCGGCTGTTGCAGTGCTTTTGCGATCGACCGACAAACCCTCGTCACCAATGCCCATTGCGTGACGTCATGCGGCAGTCGCAGTGGAAAACCGGTCGTCGTGCAGAACGAATCTCCATCGCGCCTGACGTTCGACGTGGTCGCGCAACGCGCGCATCCTGCGTATCGCTCCGATTCCAAGCGTGCCGATTCGCCCGACGTCGCCCTCTTGCGCGTCAGCGGCTCGCTTCCATCGTTCGTCACCGTCGCGAGCGAAGCCGAGCTGCGTGCGCTCGGCCCTGGTGATGACGTCCATGTTCTCGGCTTCCCGGGTCGCGTGATGGATCCGGTCAATCCCAGCGCAACGTTTC
Coding sequences within it:
- a CDS encoding FHA domain-containing protein; translated protein: MICDVCRRENADNLTFCLDCGRRLKPQTRGVPPTPPRGIERVPMDPNALPNSAALFAAFDNVTLDTDASSTSTTQSGRQSRPSAAPSSGSGLLPGSSGRPGSVRQRPEAPSFKFSKSFSAEGPAICPACSASNPPGHRFCATCGAAIGRVSTAPRARDDLPSTPTPPPVEVTATPPPAVVAPVVEAPPAVVVPAASSAPTKSSPSVIPSAHPVLSAPMTAAAPTAPSAEGEQIVGAPVVGIATRNAAPKLIRCARCHGHSAEGTRFCKYCGAPLEEPSSASRADADVDAALDVALGSVGRNERTALTLAPAANVTVAQPSDGTAKTARLVVIAEDGTEGKVFPLEGTQVDIGRTEGDIVLADDYYVSPRHARLVFQGDKWFIRDLSSTNGVYRRIWEPHVLKDGDLLLLGLEVLQFETVSDAERGLGHASQHGTLLFGSPSLTRRARLCQRTVEGIIRDVHHLFRDETVIGREVGDIVFTADPFLSRRHASVRRAPMSGTFTLTDLDSSNGTFVAIRGDVPLNNGDYLRVGQHLFRVDLA
- a CDS encoding Stp1/IreP family PP2C-type Ser/Thr phosphatase, which translates into the protein MSEQATRDPVPETSLSTEPAEIASSHAQSAEVSSNIQLRLFGRTDVGQVREHNEDNFIVADLSKGQRGMMEPGRDVPLGARGVVLGVCDGMGGAAAGEVASQLAVDIIFQKMMSGEAPTTHDDLASRLVQAIEAAGLRIFSEAKLDRTRRGMGTTSTVASLLDDHLFIGQVGDSRAYILRGDKLVQVTRDQSLVNQLIEAGQLTEEEAETFEHNNIILQALGTSDSVQVDLTFVELKRGDTLLLCSDGLSGMVRNDEIREVLRSVDDPHEACKVLIDRANQAGGHDNVTVVISKFIGEGLDAPTQDDITGLRYRKYQLPERSPSAPVSAPDPSRRVKELDQAKVSVGLGGGSSAYDSHRGVDSERRRGDSRGRESTDLDRGAYGLDDPVDIPTDSAPQWLIVMMIASAFACIAVAAYYLLRP